A stretch of Ectothiorhodospiraceae bacterium BW-2 DNA encodes these proteins:
- a CDS encoding DUF1566 domain-containing protein, which produces MRLNSALWLAAIAIATLPVSLQAQICEVTIPRLAPDSRYIDHGNGTVTDSVTGLMWKQCSEGQSGSGCSSGSAEIFTWDAALQRPATLNSSGGFAGYGDWRLPNRHELYSLVEVACASPSINLTYFPNTSSGIFWSSSVVADLNGNAWFVDFNIGRSNYNYSRTSTDFVRLVRGGTF; this is translated from the coding sequence ATGAGACTGAATAGTGCATTATGGCTGGCAGCTATTGCTATAGCTACTCTACCAGTATCCCTACAGGCTCAAATCTGCGAAGTAACTATTCCTCGTTTAGCGCCCGATAGTCGCTATATTGACCATGGGAATGGTACTGTGACTGATAGTGTTACCGGATTGATGTGGAAACAGTGTAGCGAAGGGCAGAGCGGTAGTGGCTGTAGCAGTGGTAGTGCTGAAATATTTACTTGGGATGCTGCCCTACAGCGTCCCGCTACGCTAAACAGTTCTGGTGGTTTTGCCGGTTATGGCGATTGGCGATTACCTAACCGTCATGAACTCTACTCGTTAGTAGAAGTCGCTTGTGCCAGTCCTTCTATTAATTTGACCTATTTTCCCAATACATCTTCAGGTATCTTCTGGTCGTCATCGGTTGTTGCGGATCTTAACGGTAATGCTTGGTTTGTTGATTTTAATATTGGTAGATCTAACTATAATTACAGCCGTACGAGTACAGATTTTGTGCGACTGGTTCGCGGTGGAACATTTTGA
- a CDS encoding helix-turn-helix domain-containing protein has translation MKDEHFKELVASIEEAGKIHRGEEKPSRSYELPEPDVKAIREGIGFSQSKFAALIGVNVRTLQHWEQGHRHPTGPAKILLRLVQSDPVSVFKNLHINHI, from the coding sequence ATGAAAGATGAACATTTCAAAGAGCTAGTGGCTAGCATTGAAGAAGCGGGTAAAATTCACAGAGGAGAGGAGAAGCCTTCTCGGTCATACGAATTGCCAGAGCCTGATGTGAAAGCTATAAGGGAGGGAATTGGTTTTTCTCAGTCGAAGTTTGCCGCGTTAATTGGCGTTAATGTGCGCACATTGCAACATTGGGAACAAGGCCACCGGCACCCAACTGGTCCGGCCAAGATCTTATTAAGACTTGTGCAATCTGATCCCGTATCGGTATTCAAAAATCTGCACATAAATCACATATAA
- a CDS encoding DUF1566 domain-containing protein, translating to MNRYLLHTLALLLLSSCSSSSDNSSQPTQADEKSPSSLTPTDTDKTDSPTQEEPSLDTTEADETNPDSSAKPTYPIVDTMQAQCFNATTPIDCPTSGSPFYGQDGQQQGNQASYLLHEEGTVSDQITGLMWMQSPDLTNDQSITAKDKLSYSAAIDYCESLSLAGYNDWRLPDIKTLYSLIDFRGLDPSSYTGSETSGLTPFIDTRYFGFGYGDTSANERLIDAQFVSATRYVSTTMNGDETVFGVNFADGRIKGYPTTMQGSDKTFYTLCVRDNPTYGSNRFVSNGDGTITDEATQLMWQASDSGVGLNWEEALKLAEQRNSENHLGYRDWRLPTIKELQSLLDYSLSPDTHANRAAIDSLFGVSAITNEAGQTDAPYYWSSTTHATLGEISGGYGAYIAFGRAIGSMDGGKSWLDVHGAGAQRSDPKSGNAADYPQSHGPQGDALRVFNYVRLVRSVQ from the coding sequence ATGAATCGTTATCTTTTACACACTCTAGCACTGCTACTCCTCTCTAGCTGCTCCAGCTCTTCAGACAACAGTAGCCAGCCCACACAAGCCGATGAGAAGAGCCCCTCCTCGCTCACGCCTACAGATACCGATAAGACTGACTCACCAACACAAGAAGAGCCATCCCTCGATACAACCGAAGCCGATGAGACTAATCCAGACTCATCGGCAAAACCAACCTATCCCATTGTCGATACGATGCAGGCGCAGTGCTTTAATGCGACCACGCCTATCGACTGTCCGACGAGTGGCTCGCCCTTTTATGGCCAAGATGGGCAGCAACAGGGAAATCAGGCTAGCTATCTTCTCCATGAAGAGGGTACGGTGAGCGATCAAATAACCGGCTTGATGTGGATGCAGAGCCCTGATCTAACCAACGATCAGAGCATCACCGCCAAGGATAAATTGAGCTACAGCGCTGCGATTGACTATTGTGAGAGCCTCTCACTCGCCGGTTACAACGATTGGCGCTTACCAGACATCAAAACACTCTACTCACTCATCGACTTTCGCGGACTCGATCCTAGTAGCTATACCGGCAGCGAGACTAGTGGACTTACCCCCTTTATTGATACTCGCTATTTTGGCTTTGGCTATGGCGATACCTCTGCCAACGAACGACTCATTGATGCCCAGTTTGTCTCCGCTACCCGATATGTCTCCACCACCATGAATGGCGATGAAACCGTTTTTGGGGTCAATTTTGCCGATGGCCGTATCAAAGGCTATCCCACCACTATGCAAGGATCTGATAAAACCTTCTATACTCTGTGCGTCCGAGATAACCCTACTTACGGTAGCAACCGATTCGTCTCCAACGGCGATGGCACCATTACAGATGAGGCGACCCAGCTAATGTGGCAGGCTAGCGATAGTGGTGTCGGTCTCAACTGGGAGGAGGCCTTAAAGCTAGCCGAACAACGCAATAGCGAAAACCATCTAGGGTATCGTGACTGGCGTCTGCCAACTATCAAAGAGTTACAAAGCCTATTGGACTACAGCCTCTCTCCGGATACCCACGCTAACCGAGCGGCCATCGACTCACTCTTTGGCGTCAGCGCAATCACCAATGAGGCAGGGCAGACCGATGCCCCCTATTACTGGAGCAGTACTACCCACGCCACTCTCGGCGAAATCAGTGGAGGGTATGGAGCCTACATCGCTTTTGGCAGAGCCATCGGCTCAATGGATGGTGGCAAAAGTTGGTTGGATGTCCATGGCGCCGGTGCTCAACGCAGTGATCCGAAAAGTGGCAATGCCGCTGACTATCCCCAAAGCCACGGGCCTCAGGGCGATGCGTTGAGGGTCTTCAACTATGTTCGTTTAGTCCGTAGCGTTCAATAG
- a CDS encoding 3'-5' exonuclease: MQWPRFLLSDNHYRLQRLRHCPTGTALHHFLSTPFPDPNTPSRQVPIVAIDLETTGLKAKEDDILSIGLLHLNGEIIELQQSLHLLVRPAQAIPEPSAIIHGITDTDAAAGLPLEEALNQILPLIAGRVMLAHHAAMELNFIGRAIEIIYGCRWIVPVIDTEWLARRQMQRRNLPIRRGDLRLATLRQHAQLPLYRAHNALSDALATAELFLVQREQLTGGKDLPLKRLLYPRAGL; encoded by the coding sequence ATGCAGTGGCCCCGTTTTCTACTCAGTGACAACCACTACCGCCTACAACGACTACGCCACTGCCCGACAGGCACCGCCCTGCACCACTTCCTCTCCACCCCCTTTCCCGATCCGAACACACCGAGCCGTCAGGTACCGATAGTCGCTATCGATCTAGAGACCACCGGCCTCAAGGCGAAAGAGGATGATATCCTCTCCATCGGCCTGCTCCATCTCAATGGCGAGATCATCGAACTACAACAGAGTCTCCACCTCTTAGTCCGTCCGGCGCAAGCGATTCCCGAACCGAGTGCGATTATCCACGGAATTACCGATACCGATGCCGCCGCCGGCCTCCCCCTAGAAGAGGCACTCAACCAGATCCTCCCCCTCATCGCTGGACGGGTGATGCTAGCCCACCACGCCGCGATGGAGCTTAACTTTATCGGCCGAGCTATCGAAATCATTTACGGCTGCCGCTGGATAGTACCGGTCATCGATACCGAATGGCTCGCCCGCCGCCAGATGCAGCGGCGCAACCTGCCGATAAGGCGCGGTGATCTGCGCCTAGCTACACTGCGTCAACACGCCCAACTGCCACTCTATAGAGCCCACAACGCACTCAGTGATGCGTTAGCCACCGCAGAGCTCTTTTTAGTGCAACGAGAGCAGCTAACCGGTGGCAAGGATCTACCGCTCAAACGGCTGCTCTACCCTCGCGCGGGGTTGTGA
- a CDS encoding CBS domain-containing protein: MRPLTLTAAATIPITEAARLMQQHSLSALFIGSPDRLEGVVTDLDLRNRCLAAALSPATAIKSIMTLNPLTIERSASVNEALYLLSSHQINHLAVVEQGQLCGMITSLDLLRLQSDHPLYLTVDIGRCQSHHELITLAQRLPKLQSQLTLFGHSAEHIHQTMTLLSDAITRQTLSLTLQQQGEAPTAWCWICGGSQARQEQLTYSDQDNALIIADGASESDLNWFQHFATTVNQHLAQCGYPLCSGRVMAQHRPWCRTLTSWQRQWQQWLTAPTLHSVAVAVNLLDARPLAGDLTLFESVWSPLSRDIARQERFLRYLAAHAVTCRPPIGFFRQLVVMGEGEHAEELDIKQGALIPLVSLARHRALALALAPLPPSTLNRLRQCESAGQLNREESIELQQAFHFVAKLRLRHHAQQIANAQPVDNFINPNHLSRWEMQHLKEIFLTLRQWQSQLSQHYSVAELS; this comes from the coding sequence ATGCGGCCGCTAACCCTAACCGCCGCAGCCACGATCCCCATTACCGAAGCGGCTCGACTCATGCAGCAACATAGCCTCTCTGCCCTCTTTATCGGCAGCCCCGATCGCTTAGAGGGGGTAGTGACCGATCTTGATCTACGCAATCGCTGCCTCGCCGCCGCCCTCTCTCCCGCTACCGCCATTAAGTCGATTATGACCCTCAACCCACTGACGATTGAGCGTAGCGCTTCGGTCAATGAGGCACTCTATCTGCTCTCTAGCCACCAAATTAACCATCTCGCAGTGGTCGAACAGGGGCAGCTCTGCGGCATGATCACCAGCCTCGATCTACTTCGGCTACAGAGCGATCACCCGCTCTATCTGACGGTCGATATCGGCCGCTGCCAGAGCCACCATGAGCTAATAACGCTAGCGCAACGACTACCGAAACTACAGTCTCAGCTCACCCTCTTCGGCCACAGCGCCGAACATATCCACCAAACCATGACACTCTTAAGTGACGCCATTACCCGCCAGACCCTCAGCCTCACACTACAGCAGCAGGGGGAGGCACCGACAGCCTGGTGCTGGATCTGCGGCGGCTCACAGGCACGGCAGGAGCAGCTCACCTATAGCGACCAAGATAATGCGCTCATTATTGCCGATGGCGCCTCAGAGAGTGATCTTAACTGGTTTCAACACTTCGCCACGACCGTCAACCAGCACCTAGCACAGTGTGGCTACCCGCTCTGCTCCGGCAGAGTGATGGCGCAACACCGCCCCTGGTGTCGCACCCTCACTAGCTGGCAGCGGCAGTGGCAGCAGTGGCTAACGGCACCGACCCTCCATAGCGTGGCCGTCGCCGTTAATCTACTCGATGCCCGCCCCCTAGCGGGCGATCTAACCCTCTTTGAGTCTGTATGGTCTCCGCTGAGCCGCGACATTGCCCGACAAGAGCGCTTTTTGCGCTATCTTGCCGCCCACGCCGTCACCTGCCGCCCCCCGATCGGCTTTTTTCGCCAACTGGTGGTCATGGGCGAGGGGGAGCACGCCGAAGAGCTCGATATCAAACAGGGGGCACTGATTCCACTCGTCTCACTCGCCCGCCACCGCGCCCTCGCACTAGCCCTTGCCCCCCTCCCCCCATCGACCCTCAACCGCCTGCGCCAGTGCGAATCTGCCGGCCAACTCAATCGAGAAGAGAGCATCGAGCTACAACAGGCCTTTCATTTTGTTGCCAAGCTGCGGCTGCGCCACCACGCCCAACAGATAGCCAACGCGCAGCCGGTCGATAACTTTATCAACCCCAACCACCTCAGTCGCTGGGAGATGCAGCACCTAAAGGAGATCTTCCTCACCCTGCGCCAGTGGCAGAGCCAACTAAGCCAGCACTACTCTGTGGCCGAATTGAGTTAG
- a CDS encoding class I SAM-dependent methyltransferase codes for MDDLQMQLLLDLHKSNIRQGPGGDAESKRAMELAGLDRSRPLKIADVGCGTGSSTILLAKELDADITAVDLLPQFLDELQSRASDHGVADRITPLNCSMDELPFAEEQFDVIWSEGAIYNIGFEAGVSAWRRFLKPGGKLIVSEITWFSATRSPELQSHWQSEYPEIDVASAKIGLLERHGYSPEGYFVLPIHCWLDNYYRPMQSRFDAFLERHGHSDQAKAIVDAERHEIALYDKFRDDYGYGVYVAKKV; via the coding sequence ATGGATGATTTGCAAATGCAGCTTTTGCTTGATTTGCATAAATCAAATATCAGGCAAGGACCTGGTGGGGACGCTGAATCAAAACGGGCAATGGAGCTAGCTGGTCTCGACCGCTCGCGTCCGCTAAAGATCGCTGATGTTGGCTGCGGTACTGGCTCATCCACCATCCTTCTGGCCAAGGAGCTGGATGCCGACATCACCGCCGTGGATCTCCTGCCGCAGTTTCTCGACGAGCTTCAGAGCAGAGCTAGCGACCACGGCGTGGCGGACAGGATCACCCCGCTGAACTGCTCCATGGATGAGCTGCCTTTTGCTGAGGAACAGTTCGATGTGATCTGGTCCGAAGGGGCTATTTACAACATAGGCTTCGAAGCTGGGGTGTCAGCCTGGAGGCGATTCCTAAAGCCCGGTGGAAAGCTCATCGTTTCTGAGATCACCTGGTTCAGCGCCACACGATCGCCGGAGCTCCAGTCCCATTGGCAGAGCGAATATCCCGAGATCGATGTCGCATCAGCAAAGATCGGGCTCCTTGAACGGCATGGCTATAGCCCGGAAGGCTACTTTGTCCTGCCGATCCATTGTTGGCTTGACAACTACTATCGCCCCATGCAGAGCCGTTTTGATGCGTTTTTGGAGCGACATGGCCACAGCGACCAGGCCAAGGCTATCGTCGATGCGGAACGGCACGAGATTGCCCTTTATGACAAATTCCGGGACGACTACGGCTACGGCGTTTATGTGGCGAAAAAGGTGTGA
- a CDS encoding transglutaminase family protein, with protein sequence MQYQIRHVTEYLYQGRVALCHNTARLIPRNSEHQRRLEASLQIDPPPAFSQRYSDYFGNVTTYFAVDQPHSRLQVTSHSRLEISHPGILPLPTHSPPWEEVRDAVAGCGDDALLHAHGYTFASPYVPLLPQLYDYASESFDLGRPLLDAVRELMQRIFNDFSYAPGFTTLVTPLQSVFEHRRGVCQDFAHLMIASLRVLGLPARYVSGYLETLPPPGEEKLQGSDASHAWISVYIPEMGWTDFDPTNNQIPTTQHLTIAWGRDYSDVAPLKGVIYGGGTHTLAVAVDVTRLGELE encoded by the coding sequence ATGCAGTACCAAATTCGCCATGTGACCGAATATCTCTATCAAGGCCGTGTGGCGCTGTGCCATAACACCGCCCGCCTCATCCCCCGCAACAGTGAGCACCAACGCCGACTAGAGGCCAGTTTACAGATCGATCCCCCCCCCGCCTTCAGTCAGCGCTACAGTGACTACTTTGGCAATGTCACCACCTATTTTGCCGTAGATCAGCCCCACAGTCGGCTGCAGGTGACTTCGCACAGCCGACTAGAGATTAGCCACCCCGGTATTCTCCCGCTCCCCACCCACTCCCCCCCGTGGGAGGAGGTTCGTGATGCCGTGGCCGGTTGTGGTGATGATGCCCTGCTGCACGCCCACGGCTACACCTTCGCCTCGCCCTATGTCCCCCTGCTGCCGCAGCTATACGACTACGCTAGCGAGAGTTTCGATCTCGGCCGCCCACTACTTGATGCAGTGCGTGAGCTGATGCAGCGTATCTTTAACGACTTTAGCTACGCCCCCGGCTTTACCACCTTAGTGACGCCGCTACAGAGTGTTTTTGAGCATCGTCGGGGGGTCTGCCAAGATTTTGCCCACCTAATGATCGCCTCACTGCGGGTGCTAGGGCTGCCGGCTCGCTATGTCAGTGGCTATCTGGAGACCTTACCCCCCCCGGGAGAGGAGAAACTACAGGGATCAGACGCCTCTCACGCTTGGATCTCGGTCTATATCCCCGAAATGGGCTGGACCGATTTTGATCCAACCAATAATCAAATCCCCACCACCCAACATCTAACGATCGCTTGGGGGCGCGACTATAGCGACGTAGCGCCATTAAAAGGGGTCATCTACGGCGGCGGAACGCACACTCTCGCGGTCGCGGTCGATGTAACTCGGCTAGGTGAGTTAGAGTAG